Proteins encoded in a region of the Frondihabitans sp. 762G35 genome:
- the pyrR gene encoding bifunctional pyr operon transcriptional regulator/uracil phosphoribosyltransferase PyrR, protein MSTRDVLSQADIKRALTRIAHEILEANRGADDLVVLGVPTRGVILADRIGRALESISGQTIPIGAVDVTLFRDDLRRQPTRSPRPTSVPDGGIDGKTVVLVDDVLFSGRTIRAALDALSAIGRPSVVRLAVLVDRGHRELPIRADYVGKNLPSSAAERIFVRLAETDDDERVTIEGGEQ, encoded by the coding sequence TTGAGCACACGAGACGTGCTGAGTCAGGCTGACATCAAGCGTGCGCTGACGCGCATCGCCCACGAGATCCTCGAGGCCAACCGCGGGGCGGACGACCTCGTTGTCCTGGGCGTCCCGACGCGCGGCGTGATCCTCGCCGACCGGATCGGGCGGGCCCTCGAGTCCATCTCGGGCCAGACGATCCCCATCGGGGCCGTCGACGTCACCCTCTTCCGCGACGACCTCCGGCGCCAGCCGACCCGCTCCCCGCGTCCGACCAGCGTCCCCGACGGCGGCATCGACGGCAAGACCGTCGTCCTCGTCGACGACGTGCTCTTCTCGGGCCGCACGATCCGCGCCGCCCTCGACGCCCTCAGCGCGATCGGGCGACCGAGCGTCGTCCGACTGGCCGTGCTCGTCGACCGCGGCCACCGCGAACTCCCGATCCGCGCCGACTACGTGGGCAAGAACCTGCCGTCGTCCGCCGCGGAGCGCATCTTCGTGCGCCTCGCCGAGACGGACGACGACGAGCGCGTCACGATCGAGGGGGGCGAGCAGTGA
- the nusB gene encoding transcription antitermination factor NusB gives MSARTKARKRALDILYVADIRQISIDDALVVETQRALANPERNSSWGYARDIVQGVIENRPEIDELIETYSQGWSLQRMPTIDRAILRIGIWELTHNEEIPDAVAISEAVELAQSLSTDDSASFVNGLLARIATTTAS, from the coding sequence GTGAGCGCACGAACAAAGGCGCGCAAGCGCGCCCTCGACATCCTCTACGTCGCCGACATCCGACAGATCTCCATCGACGACGCCCTCGTCGTGGAGACCCAGCGGGCCCTGGCGAACCCGGAGCGCAACTCCAGCTGGGGCTACGCGCGCGACATCGTGCAGGGTGTCATCGAGAACCGTCCGGAGATCGACGAGCTCATCGAGACGTACTCGCAGGGCTGGTCGCTCCAGCGCATGCCCACGATCGACCGCGCGATCCTGCGGATCGGCATCTGGGAGCTGACGCACAACGAGGAGATCCCCGACGCCGTCGCGATCTCCGAGGCCGTCGAGCTGGCTCAGAGCCTGTCGACCGACGACTCCGCGAGCTTCGTCAACGGGCTGCTGGCCCGGATCGCGACCACCACGGCCTCGTAG
- a CDS encoding dihydroorotase, whose translation MTTDYLLKGAELSSGRKTDILLGGGVVKALGTNLTEVGATEIDADGLLALPGLVDLHTHLREPGFEGSETVLTGSRAAARGGFTAVNAMANSSPVADTAGVVEQVQALGDRAGFVTVRPIGAVSQGLAGTHLSEIGAMARSRARVRVFSDDGSCVADPLLMRRALEYIKGFGGVLAQHAQEPRLTVGAQMNEGELSATLGLGGWPAVAEEAIIARDVLLAHHVGARLHVCHVSTAGSVEVIRWAKSRGFDVTAEVTPHHLLLTEDLVSTYDARYKVNPPLRRSEDVEALRQALADGTVDIVATDHAPHTAEAKSCEWDNAANGMVGLESALAVVHRTMVDTGLLGWADVERVLSVAPARIGQVEGQGVPIGVGGPAEITLYDRRVTRSFSTADLAGKSTNSPFLGSELPGRVEAVFHGGYATVLGGEVVDSGEVERLARASRFAEAS comes from the coding sequence ATGACCACCGACTACCTGCTTAAGGGCGCCGAGCTGAGCTCGGGGCGGAAGACCGACATCCTGCTCGGCGGCGGCGTGGTGAAGGCGCTCGGCACGAACCTCACCGAGGTGGGCGCCACCGAGATCGACGCCGACGGGCTCCTGGCCCTCCCCGGCCTCGTCGACCTGCACACGCACCTCCGCGAGCCGGGCTTCGAGGGCAGCGAGACGGTCCTCACCGGCTCCCGGGCGGCCGCGCGGGGCGGCTTCACCGCGGTCAACGCGATGGCCAACTCCTCGCCCGTGGCCGACACGGCCGGGGTCGTCGAGCAGGTGCAGGCCCTGGGCGACCGGGCGGGCTTCGTCACCGTGCGGCCCATCGGGGCCGTGTCGCAGGGCCTCGCCGGGACGCACCTGTCGGAGATCGGCGCCATGGCGAGGTCGAGGGCCCGCGTCCGCGTGTTCTCGGACGACGGCTCCTGCGTCGCCGACCCTCTCCTGATGCGTCGCGCGCTCGAGTACATCAAGGGCTTCGGCGGGGTCCTGGCCCAGCACGCGCAGGAGCCCCGGCTCACCGTGGGCGCGCAGATGAACGAGGGCGAACTCAGCGCCACCCTCGGGCTCGGCGGCTGGCCGGCCGTGGCGGAGGAGGCGATCATCGCGCGCGACGTGCTCCTGGCGCACCACGTCGGGGCGCGGCTGCACGTCTGCCACGTCTCCACGGCCGGCAGCGTCGAGGTGATCCGCTGGGCGAAGTCGCGCGGCTTCGACGTGACCGCGGAGGTCACCCCGCACCACCTGCTCCTCACCGAGGACCTCGTCTCCACCTACGACGCGCGCTACAAGGTCAACCCGCCGCTCCGCCGGTCGGAGGACGTCGAGGCGCTCCGCCAGGCCCTGGCCGACGGCACCGTCGACATCGTCGCGACCGACCACGCCCCGCACACCGCGGAGGCGAAGTCGTGCGAGTGGGACAACGCGGCCAACGGGATGGTCGGCCTCGAGTCCGCGCTCGCCGTCGTCCACCGGACCATGGTCGACACCGGCCTCCTCGGCTGGGCCGACGTCGAGCGGGTGCTCTCCGTGGCACCGGCGCGCATCGGGCAGGTCGAGGGCCAGGGCGTTCCGATCGGCGTGGGCGGCCCGGCCGAGATCACGCTCTACGATCGAAGGGTGACCAGGAGTTTCTCGACCGCCGACCTCGCCGGCAAGAGCACCAACTCCCCGTTCCTCGGCTCCGAGCTGCCGGGCCGCGTGGAGGCCGTCTTCCACGGCGGCTACGCGACGGTCCTCGGCGGCGAGGTCGTCGACTCGGGCGAGGTCGAGCGGCTCGCCCGAGCATCCCGCTTCGCGGAGGCCTCGTGA
- a CDS encoding PH-like domain-containing protein: MTRWLIGAGFLLLFLALFLLMRAGWRARGRSQAGLPLPVSAPVDLAPSSFERDLFYVATSKAENPLDRVVVRGLGFRGRAVVEVHPEGVVLDIAGAAPILVERASLRDVGRSTWTIDRVVETDGLIRIGWRLGDTDVDTYLRDSGDPREVIDAVETLLPDAAPAPRTDTTPGEKTQ; this comes from the coding sequence GTGACCCGCTGGCTGATCGGCGCGGGCTTCCTGCTCCTCTTCCTCGCCCTGTTCCTCCTCATGCGGGCCGGTTGGCGCGCGCGGGGCAGGAGCCAGGCCGGTCTGCCCCTGCCGGTGTCCGCCCCGGTCGACCTCGCCCCCTCGTCCTTCGAGCGCGACCTCTTCTACGTCGCGACCTCCAAGGCGGAGAACCCGCTCGACCGGGTCGTCGTCCGGGGGCTCGGCTTCCGCGGCCGCGCCGTCGTCGAGGTGCATCCCGAGGGCGTGGTCCTCGACATCGCAGGAGCCGCGCCGATCCTCGTCGAGCGGGCGAGCCTCCGCGACGTCGGACGCTCGACCTGGACCATCGACCGCGTCGTCGAGACCGACGGCCTCATCCGCATCGGTTGGCGCCTCGGCGACACCGACGTCGACACCTACCTCCGCGACAGCGGCGACCCCCGGGAGGTCATCGACGCCGTCGAGACCCTCCTGCCGGACGCCGCACCCGCACCCCGCACCGATACGACCCCAGGAGAGAAGACTCAGTGA
- a CDS encoding aspartate carbamoyltransferase catalytic subunit, giving the protein MRHLLSTADLGRDDAVRILDIAEDMADVSTREVRKLPTLRGITVVNLFFEDSTRTRISFEAAAKRLSADVINFAAKGSSVSKGESLKDTAQTLAAMGADGIVIRHPASGAPRVLAESGWVEAGVVNAGDGTHEHPTQALLDAFTMRRRIHGTDSRGRGLDGVRVVIVGDILHSRVARSNVWLLRTLGAEVTFVAPPTLLPNGVAAFGADVHFDLDEALASVEPDVVMMLRIQQERMNEAFFPNAREYSRSWGLSAQRFRALPETTLIMHPGPMIRGLEISDEAADSKQSTVREQVANGVAVRMAVLYLTLAGDREDER; this is encoded by the coding sequence GTGAGGCATCTCCTGAGCACCGCCGATCTCGGGCGCGACGACGCCGTGCGGATCCTCGACATCGCGGAGGACATGGCCGACGTCTCGACCCGCGAGGTCCGCAAGCTCCCGACGCTCCGCGGCATCACCGTCGTCAACCTCTTCTTCGAGGACTCCACCCGCACCCGCATCTCGTTCGAGGCCGCCGCCAAGCGGCTCTCCGCCGACGTCATCAACTTCGCGGCGAAGGGCTCCAGCGTCTCGAAGGGCGAGTCGCTGAAGGACACCGCGCAGACTCTCGCGGCGATGGGGGCGGACGGCATCGTCATCCGGCACCCCGCCTCCGGTGCGCCCCGAGTGCTGGCCGAGAGCGGCTGGGTCGAGGCCGGCGTGGTGAACGCCGGAGACGGCACGCACGAGCACCCGACGCAGGCGCTCCTCGACGCGTTCACCATGCGGCGCAGGATCCACGGCACCGACAGTCGCGGACGGGGCCTCGACGGCGTCCGCGTCGTGATCGTCGGCGACATCCTGCACTCGCGCGTCGCGCGCTCCAACGTCTGGCTGCTGCGCACCCTCGGCGCCGAGGTGACCTTCGTGGCGCCGCCGACGCTTTTACCCAACGGGGTGGCGGCCTTCGGCGCCGACGTCCACTTCGACCTCGACGAGGCCCTCGCGAGCGTCGAGCCCGACGTCGTGATGATGCTGCGCATCCAGCAGGAGCGGATGAACGAGGCGTTCTTCCCGAACGCCCGCGAGTACTCCCGCTCCTGGGGGCTCAGCGCGCAGCGGTTCCGCGCGCTTCCGGAGACCACGCTGATCATGCACCCGGGGCCGATGATCCGCGGGCTGGAGATCAGCGACGAGGCGGCCGACTCGAAGCAGTCGACCGTGCGGGAGCAGGTCGCGAACGGCGTCGCCGTCCGCATGGCCGTGCTCTACCTGACCCTGGCCGGCGACCGAGAGGACGAACGATGA
- the efp gene encoding elongation factor P, whose product MATTNDIKNGAVLNLDGQLWNIIEFQHVKPGKGGAFVRTKMKNVMSGKVVDKTFNAGTKVEFANVDRREYQYLYAEADGFVFMDTSDYDQINVPATIVGDAKNFMLENQNVQMALHEGNPLYIELPASVVLEVTYTEPGLQGDRSTGGTKPATVETGYEIQVPLFLETGTRVKVDTRDGSYLGRVND is encoded by the coding sequence ATGGCCACTACCAACGACATCAAGAACGGCGCCGTTCTCAACCTCGACGGCCAGCTCTGGAACATCATCGAGTTCCAGCACGTCAAGCCCGGCAAGGGCGGCGCGTTCGTCCGCACGAAGATGAAGAACGTCATGAGCGGCAAGGTCGTCGACAAGACCTTCAACGCCGGCACGAAGGTCGAGTTCGCCAACGTCGACCGCCGGGAGTACCAGTACCTCTACGCCGAGGCCGACGGCTTCGTGTTCATGGACACCAGCGACTACGACCAGATCAACGTCCCCGCGACGATCGTCGGCGACGCGAAGAACTTCATGCTCGAGAACCAGAACGTGCAGATGGCGCTCCACGAGGGCAACCCGCTCTACATCGAGCTCCCCGCCTCCGTCGTCCTCGAGGTCACCTACACCGAGCCGGGTCTCCAGGGCGACCGCTCCACCGGCGGCACCAAGCCGGCCACCGTCGAGACCGGCTACGAGATCCAGGTACCGCTCTTCCTCGAGACCGGCACCCGGGTCAAGGTCGACACGCGCGACGGCAGCTACCTCGGCCGCGTCAACGACTAG